CAACAACTCTTCATCCGAATAGGTCAGGAGTCCATTGGCAGCGTTCTCCAGCTCAGAGGGCAGGGGATAATCCCCCTTGCCCGCACGCCGCAGTTGCCGCTGCAACAGGGCGGGTGCGGAAATTACGAATTCGGGGCGATCCGTGCCGAAGTCGATCCGCAGCGTATCATCCTCGAATCGGTAATACGGGATACGGCCCTGGTCATAACGATTGTACGAAAGGTTGGCATACAGCACCCGATACCCTGGGGCAAGGTCGATGCGTCGCACACCGTCCGGGTACACCGACACCCAGTTGTCATCGGTACGGTAATCGTAGCCGTAGACCACATAATCGCGGAACACATCCGGCACTGCCTCGCGGACTTTGCCGAGCTCCACCCCGAACCGGGCGAAGGCCAGCGTATCATGGTCGGCAACGTAGTCGAGCGCCTCGTAAAGGCGGCGGTAATCCCGGCGCAGCAGGGTGTCGGGGACAAAGGCGTCCAGTTGCAGCCGGCCCTCGCCGTCGAGCATGTTAAGCTGTTTTGCCACACGGACGGCACGGCGCACCTGCGAGCCGGTCGCTATGCGTTGCGGTTCGAGCACAGGCAGGTAGGCCAGAGCCGCAAAGCAGACGAACCCCGCCAGGCCGACGTACAGGTAGCGCCCGGTACGGCGCGAGAGGAACAACAGCACGCAGAGCGTCATCAGCCCGCCGCAGACAAGCAGGTATACGCGCGGTTCGGTAAGCCCGTATTCGTTCGTACGACGCAGGACGCCGATCCAGAACAGCAGCTGCGTAGGCAACGACACCAGGCTGAAACGGTCGAAGAACCAGTCGTACATGCGTTTCTGCAACAACGGCTGCAATGCCTTGACCGCAATAGCCAGCAGTGTGAACCCGAATACCAGATAGGCCACCCCGCCCTCGGGCAAAGACCACGTAACGAGGATCTTGACCATGTAAAGGCAGAGTATGGCGGTGTAGATCAGCAGTGCGGGCGTCACGATATAGTTCAGCAATACGTCGAGGATGCGAGTGCCGCGGCATTCGGCACCGGCCCAACGGTCGTACATCATCAGGAAAAGCACCGGGCCGGCGAAGGTCTCGAAAAGGATCAGCGCATAGATCCAGACATGCTCGATCCAACTCCCTTCGAGCCCGAAGATATAGGTCGTGGAGAAGAGGATAGCGGAGAACAACCCCAGCGCTACATTGGCGAAGAGCGCAGCGAGGATGCCCGAACGCAGCCACACCATGATGTCGTCGACGAACCGCTTGTTGCACACGGCACGGCGACAGAGCAGCAGCGCCAAGGGCGCCAGGATGCCGAAGGTGATGAACGACGGCTCGCTGGCGAGCCACTCTTCCAGACCTCCCCAGAGCGCGAACGGCACGAAAGGCGCCCAGCATACCCAGTAGACTTTCCGCCACGGCCCCAGCCCCGCAAGGTTATTGAAGGCCAGCGCAACAGCGAAGGCCAGCGGCACGAGCGCCAGCCTGACCAGGGTGTCGTCGCTGTCCGTCTCGTAGGCGACGAGGCAGCCGATACATCCGAGGGCAATCAATCCCGCCTCCACAGGGTGCAGGCGCAGCATTTGCAGGAACCCCTCCCGAAGCCACTGCACGTAATGTCCGAGTTTCGCTTTCATGGTTTTCGTTTATTGTCCGATACGCTGGCGCACGACCTCGAAAAGCATCACGGCCGCTGCGGCCGAGACGTTCAGCGATTCGATATGCCCGATCAGGGGGATTGCCAGCTGTTCGTCGCAGAGTTTGAGGACCTCCTTCGAGATGCCCGTATCCTCGGCGCCCATCACCAGGGCCGTAGGCTTGCGGAAATCGGCATCGTAGAGCAGTTTGCGGCTCTTCTCGGTCGCGGCGACGATCTGAAACCCTTCGGTCTGGAGCTGCTTGATCGTATTGCGGATCGACCCCACGCGGCAGACCGGGATCGTCGTCAGCGCCCCGGCCGACGAGCGGATCGCCTCGGCATTCACGGGGGCCGAGTTCTTCAGCGGCGTCACCAGGCCGTGCGCCCCGGCGCACTCGGCCGAGCGGGCGATGGCGCCGAAATTGCGGACGTCGGTCACCCCGTCGAAGATCACCACCAGCGGCGTCTCGTCCTCGGGCACCCGTTCCAGGATGTCGGCCAACTCGACATATTCGATGGCCGAAATCTGCGCCACGACGCCCTGGTGGTTGCCGCGCGTGAGGCGGTTGAGCTTTTCGACCGGCACCTCCTGCATCCGCACGCGGTGACGGATGCAGAGGTCTTTCAGCTCCGTCATCAGCTGTCCTTCGGCACCTTTGCGGATGTAAAGTTTCTCGATCTGGCGTCCAGCCTCGATGGCTTCGGCCACGGGACGTATCCCGAAAATAATGTTGTCCATAGCAGCTTATTTTTCATTTGCCCCGGGGCGGGCGGCACAAGGTTCAGCCGGGTTTCCCGGAAATCACTGTTCCTCGGTTAATTCGAGTTCGTACGATGCCTTCTCCCACTCGTGCATCTGGTGGTCGTAACGGGCTTTCAGGTCGTTGTAGGCCTTGTAGTCGGCTTCGTCGTAGGTGGTCGCCACAGCGAATTTCGCATCGTAGGCGGCGATCTGTTTTTCGATCGCGGCAAGTTCCGCCTCGATTCCCTCGACCGCCCGGCGCAGCTTGCGCAGCTGTTTCTCCTGCTCCTTGCGCTGCTCGTAGGTGAGTTTGCCAGAAACGGCGGCCCCGGGGTTCGGGGCTGCCTGCACGGCGGGTTTCTGCGGGGCCTCCCTGCGTTCGATCTCCCGGAGCGACTCCAGCTTCCGCTTTTCGAGGAAATAGTAGATCCCTCCGAGATACTCCTTCACCCCGCCGTCGCGGAACTCGTAGACCTTCTGCACCATGCCGTCGAGGAATTCGCGGTCGTGCGACACGACGACGACCGTGCCGTCGTACTTCATGATGGCATTCTTGAGGATGTCCTTCGAACGCATGTCCATGTGGTTGGTCGGCTCGTCCAGTACCAGCAGGTTGCGCGGTTCGAGCATCATGCGGGCCATGGCCAGACGTGCCCGCTCGCCGCCCGAAAGCACCTTGACCTTTTTGTCGATATCCTCGCCGCGGAACAGGAACGCCCCGAGGATATCGCGCAGGCGGGTACGGATGTCCCCCACGGCCACGCGGTCGAGCGTATCGTAGACGGTGAATTCGCCGTCCATCAGGTCGTCCTGGTTCTGGGCATAGTAGCCGATATTGACGTTGGCACCGAGCCGCACCGAACCTTCGGTCGGCGTCAGCTGCCCGACGAGCATACGCGCCAGCGTGGTCTTGCCTTCGCCGTTACGGCCGACGAGGGCGATCTTGTCGCCCTTTCCGATGATGAAATTCGCGCCGCTGAAGACATGCTTCGCCCCGAACGACATCCCGGCTTCGTTGATCTCGGCCACGATCTGTCCCGAGCGGGGTGCGGGCGGGAACTTGATATTGAGCGTCGCCAAGTCTTCCTCCTCGACCTCGAGCCGTTCGAGGCGTTCGAGTTGCTTGATGCGCGACTGCACCTGGTTCGACTTGGTGGGTTTGTAGCGGAACTTCTCGATGAATTCCTCGGTCTTTTCGATCATGCGCTGCTGGTTTTCATAGGCAGCCATCTGCTGTGCCCGGCGTTCGGCGCGCAGCACGACATATTTCGAATAGGAAACCTTGTAATCGGTCGCTTTGCCCAGCGAAAGCTCGACCGTGCGGTTGGTGACGTTGTCGAGGAAAGCGCGGTCGTGCGAAATCAGCAGCACGGCGCCGCTGTAATTCTTCAGGTAATCCTCGAGCCACTGGATCGACTCGATGTCGAGGTGGTTCGTCGGCTCATCGAGCAGGAAGATCGAGGGACGGCGCAACAGCAGTTTCGCCAGCTCGATACGCATGCGCCAGCCGCCCGAGAATTCGCTCGTCGGACGTCCGAAATCCTCGCGTTTGAACCCGAGCCCCAGCAGCGTCTTTTCGATATCCGCATCGCGGGTCTCGCCGCCGAGGATATGGTAGTGATCCTGCGCATCGTTCAGGCGGTGCAACAGCTGCGCATAACCGTCGCTTTCGTAGTCGGTACGCTCCGCGATCTCGCGCGTCAGGTGCTCGATCTCGGCCTCGAGGCGCAGCACCTCCTCGAACGCCTTGGCGGTCTCCTCGACGAGCGTCGTCGTATCGGCCACACGCATGGTCTGCGGCAGGTAGCCGATCGTACAGTCGCCGTTCAGGGTCACGCTGCCCGAGGTCGGTTGCTGCTCGCCCGTAATGATGCGCAGCAGCGTGGTTTTGCCCGCCCCGTTCCGGCCGACGAGGCCGATGCGGTCTTTGGGGTTTATCAGGAACGATATGTTGTCGAAGAGCGTCCAGCCCCCGTAACTTACAGTAAGATTGTCAAGAGATATCATGGTCTGTCTAAAATCACGGCAAAGTTAGTGATTTAATCCGACATATCGTATCTTTGGACTCCGAAACGAACATTGTTATAGTATGGAGAAGTTGGAACGCTACCTGCGGTTCATCCGCGAGGCCGAACGGCTGAAAGACGTCCTGCGCACGGCACACACCTCGACCGGGAGGCACGAAAGCACGGCCGAGCACTCTTGGCGGCTGGCCCTGCTGGCCGCCGTCCTCACCGGCGAACGCCCCCGGCTGGACATGCAACGGGTATTGTTGATGTGCCTCGTCCACGACCTCGGCGAAGCGTACGACGGGGATATCCCGGCCGTGGCACAGATGGCCGACGGCACCAAGGAGGCTTCGGAGCTGGTCGCAATCGACAAACTGACGCGCATGCTCCCGCCCGCGGCCGGAACGGCAATCCGGAAGATATGGGAGGAATACGAAGCATGCCAGACGCCCGAGGCGCGGTGGGTGAAAGCCCTCGACAAAGCCGAGACCATCATCCAGCATAACCAAGGTGCCAATCCCGCCGATTTCGATTACGCGTTCAACCTGACCTACGGCTCCGGCTATTTCCGCGACGACGACCTGCTGCGCGACCTGCGCCGCCTGCTGGACGACGAGACCCGACGGCACATCGTCCCCTAAGCCGCTGCGGAATGCAATACGGGCGCGACACCCAGGCAAAACCCGGAACACGAGACGTCCGGAATCCCTGAAAACCCTGGCCGCTTCGCCCCGAAATATCCGGCGCGCCGAATGGTCAGGCGTTGAGCATCCGCACGATCTCGGCCTGCGGGTCTTCGGCGCCGAAAACGGCATTCCCGGCAACCAGCACGTCGGCCCCTGCCTCGTAGACCTCGCGGGAGTTGTGCGACGAGATGCCGCCGTCGACCTCGATGATGGTCTGCAACCCCAACTCCCGGGCCATGGCCCGCAGAGCCCGGATCTTCCCGGTCGAAGCCGGGATGAACGACTGCCCGCCGAAACCGGGTTCGACGCTCATCACCAGCACCAGGTCGACCAGCGGGAGGATATCGCGCAGCACCTCGACCGAAGTCGCCGGCTTGATCGACACCCCGGCCTTCGCACCGGCCTTGCGGATCATTTCTATGCACCCCCTGGGATCGTACGTGGCTTCGTAATGGAAGGTCACGATGTCGGCGCCCGCCTCGGCGAAACGCGCTACGTAACGCTCCGGCTCGACGATCATCAGGTGCACGTCGAGGCACTTTGCGGTCACCTTGCGGATGGCCTTCAGCACCGGAAACCCGAAGGAGATATTGGGGACGAACACGCCGTCCATCACGTCGATATGTACCCACTCGGCCGCACTGCGGTCGACCATCTGCGTGTCGCGTTCCAGGTGGCCGAAATCGGCCGAAAGCATCGAAGGTGCTACGATTCTGTTCATGGTTTGAATATTACTTACGACAAATATAGTCATTTCCAGGCAGTTTCCCACGCTTCGGAGCGGGATTCCGTCCCCGCAAACCCGGGTTTTGGGGTTCGGGGTTGCAGTTCGGGATTCCGAATGCCGGTTCCCTGTCGCACGGTCTTCCCGGGGATTCCGTCCCGAAAGAGCTGCCGGTCAGGATCTTTTCCGGTTCAGGGTGTCGATCCTCCGGCGTATCGCAATGCCGTTGGACAGCGAAAGCAGCAATGCAAGCCCTATGCCGCATACCCATGTAACGCCGACCCCGGAGGGGGCATACCCCTCCTGCAATGCCGCCAGTTCGGGCAGGTACCACATACGCACCAGCCACGACAGCACCACGGCCACGACGAGGACACCCAGGTTGAGCCACAGGGTCAGCAACCAATACGGCCGTGCCACACGCCCCGGTGCATAACCCAGCAGAAGCAGGGTCTCCAGTTTCGCGCTGTTCTTCTGCAAGAGCAGGAAAATGCTCAGCATCAGAATGTAGAAAGACATCACGCTGAACACCAGCCCCACCCCTCCGAGTCCTCCGGCCGCAAGCTGCAAGAAATAGGCAGCCTTCCCGTCGTCACGGCGGTCGCCTTCGGCCTCATAGCCCTTGCCGTCGAGGTAAGCCGAAATCGCGGCATCCACAGGACGGTCGGTCTCGACGATGACCCGCGATGCCTGTTTCTCCCCGCCCTGGCCGAACCGCCCGTTCGACCAACGGATGAAAGACTCCGGAACGAGGATCGTATTGAGGCGGTTCGACAACCCGACGATACGGCCCCGGAACTGTTCAGTCCGCCCGTTGCCGGCGACCTCGATGCCGAGCGAAACCCGCTGGAATATCCCCTCCGAAATCTGCGGCAGCCCCTGCGACTTGGCAAACCCGTAATTGTAGAGGTTCAGGTAATTGCGCGGGATGATGATGGGGATGTCCCCGTCGCCGGGTTCGTATTTCCACTTCCTGGAGGCGACATCGAGGAAGCGGTCGGGCACCGCCTCGAAAAACAGGTAGGTCGAGAGCTGCACGCCGCCCATGCCCACCGTACCCTTCACCCGGTAGTCCGCCGGCGTGAAAGCCCCGACATCCCGGACGAAAGGCTGTCCGCCCAACTCCTCCAGCTCCCCGGGGGTAAAGTCGCTGCTCCCCAACCCAATCGTCTGGAGCGCGCCGACCCGTTTCGAAAGCACCAGGTAATCGCCCCGCATGAACGAATCGGGGGCATCGAAGACCGGCATGACATCGCGGTAAGCCTGCACCGAGGTGAGCACGATGGTCATGCCCACGACCCCGGCGAGGGCGAAACCTACGGTCTGCGCGACGCTCAGATGGCTGCGCAGCAATTTCCAAAGCAGCGTCATAGCGTAAGGGTTTTATGGTAGGGAAGCCCGAGCCGGCTGCCCACCGAGGTGACGACGATGCCCGCCCCCTGCGCCTGCGCCTCTTCCAGCAACATCCCGGAGAGCAATTCCCCGTTAGCGGCATCGAGGTGGCTGACGGGCTCGTCGAGCAGGATGAAATCGAACGGCTGGCACATGCAGCGAATGAAGGCCACGCGCTGCTGCTGTCCGAAGGAGAGCTTTTCGACCGGGGCATCCCGTTTATCGGCGATACCCGCAGCCTCGAGCATTCGCCCGATCTGCTCCTGCGTCTTGAAATGCGTGAGCTCGTTTTTCAGGCCGATATTCTCCGCGACGGTCAATTCGCCGAAAAGACGCAGATCCTGGAAAAGCATACTCAGCGACCTGCGGCGCAGGCCGCTCCACGCCGCGGCGGAAAAGCCGCGGCAATCCACCCCGTCGAAGAGTATCTTCCCCGTGTAATCCTCCCGGATGCCGTAGAGGAAGTGGCACAGCGAAGTTTTTCCCGTCCCCGAAGCCGCCTCGAGCAGGCAGTACTCCCCCTTGCGGAAGGTTACCTCCTGCGACCAGACCCCCGAATCCCGCGGGGCTGCCTCCCCCGCGAACACGCAGGGCAGCACCCGTTGCAAAGTTATCGATTCCATACGTTCTTTATTTCAAGGGAAACGGCCGTTCGAATCCCGGACGGCCGTTTCCCATAAACCCCGGAGGTTATTACAGATTTGCCTCCGGCACGTACAGGCGGATCAGCTCGCCGATTTTGTCGCAGATGGTCTTAAAGGAGTTCTGCTCCTTGTCCGTCATATTGACTACGGCAGTTCCGCCCTTCATCGTACCATAGGCTTCCAGGTCTTCGAACATGGCCAGCACGGAGAGCGCGGCCTCGACCTGCGGGGCGACATTCCCGTCGACAAGCTGTGCGGTCAGCGCGTTCACACCCTCGAAATCGACGTAGAAGCTTCCCGACTGGCCCTTGAATATCTTGCTCATCGAAGCCAGCGATTCGATATCCGCACCGTCGAGCGCCGATTTCACAACCGCATCGGTCGTACAGTAGAGCACGTCGCCCTTCACGCCGAACATCACCGTGACGCCGCCCATGCTGATCGTATACTCGCCTTCGCCCGCCTTCTGGATGGGCATGCCGGAGAGGTTGGAGACAATCGTCTGCAACACGGCGGGATCCTTCACCTGGGCCAGCAGCGATGCCACGGGATACCGGTCGGGAGTAATTCCCGAGAACGAAATCACGCAGTCGCCGCTGAAGGCATCCATCACCTGCTTGACCATCGGGTTGGCCATCAGCATACCGTAACCGGGCATTGCGGAGAACACCGAATACATCTTCTCGCCGTCGAGGCCGTAGGCCATCGCACCGATCGTATTCCGGGGCACGTAGCGCAACAGGGCTCCCGTCTGGGGTTTCACATAGGCGTAAAAATCCATCATTTTCTGCTCGCTCTCCTTGTCCTTGTACGACATGGCGGCATCGCAAACGATCCGGCCCTTCTCGAAATTGACGGAACTTGCCAGCGTGGCACCCTTGAGGGCATCCATCATCGGCATCGAACCCACCATCGGGTTGCTGTCCAGCATCGACGCCAGCGCCGAATAGACCATCACCATGTTGATGTCGTTCTTCTCGGAGAGCTGGTCGGCAACGACCTTGTCACCCATCAGGCTCTCGCCGCACTTCTGGGCAAAGAGTTTCTTAACGGCATCGATTGCGCTTTCCGGCGACCCCTGCGCGAAATAGAGCATGACAGCCACATCGTTGTAGGCGCACAAACCGCTCACGGAGCTGTCCTCGCCCAATGCGATGACCGAGATGCCGCCCTCGTGCCGGGGTGCAATGCCGCTTTTCTCGCCGATGCGTGCAAGCAGGGCGTCCAGTTTCGCCTTGTCGCCGACGGGCAGCAGCATACCGCCCCGGACATTCGGGGACTGCATCGCGCCATCCATCGACATGAAGAAGAACAGGTCTTTTTTCAGGTCGACACCCGATTCGCAGGGGTTCTTCAGCAGGGCGAGCAGGTATTCCTTCTCCTCGGCGGTGATGCCCTCGGCTTTGTCGAGCTCGGCCTTGAGCCGGATGAAGAGCGGATGCTGCCCGATGTCGCCGGCATCGCTCTTCTGCAGAAGCGAAGCGGGATTGACCGACATCGTCATAAAGGAATCGGCAGGCAGGAGGTTGCGGTAATCGGCACCTCCGCCGCAGGAAACAACCAGCATGGACACCGCTGCAAGGCAGGCCAGCTTCAAGGATCGTAGCGTTTTTTTCATATTCGAATTATTTGAGTCCGTATTTGGAACAAGCAAAGCTATAAAAAATTGCGGAACAACCTGCGACATAGGGGGTAAAAATTGCGTTGCGGGGCTAAATTATCGCGCATGTCCCGGGACGGGATGTTTTTCCGGGAATAAATTGCTATTTTTGCATGGAAACAGACACAAAAACACACGATGACTCCTACCACCCTTTTCATATTGGCCACTACATGCAGCCTGGCAGTGCCCGTCGCACTGTTCCTCGTACTGTGGCGCCGGGACGCCCGACGGCTTGCCGCTGATAACCAAGCCTCCGAAGCCCGCGAGCGCGATGCCTCTTCGCGGCTGGCGGTGGCCGAAGCCCGGCTGGCCGCCGCGGAACAGGCCTTGTCCGCGGAAAAAGAGCTGCGGCAGCGCTACGAAGGACAGGTGCAGGCGCTGACCGAGCAGCGGACACGCACCGAAGCGGAACTGGCGGCACTCCGCGCCTCGTCACAGACCGAGATCGCATCGCTGCGCGCGAAGAACGCCGAGGATCGCGCGGCCGAAAAAGCCGAGCGCGAAAAACTGGAGGAGACCTTCCGGGCCCAGTTCCGCAACCTTGCGACCGAGATACTGGGCGAGCAGTCCAAACATTTCAAGGAGACCAACAAAGAATCGCTCGACGTGCTGCTCAAACCCTTCCGCGACAACATCGCCGAATTCCGAAAGCGCGTCGAGGACATCTACACCACCCAGACGGCACAGCGCGGCGAACTGAAGGCCGAGCTGAAAAACCTGATGGAACTCAACCGGCGCATCACGACCGAGACCACGAACCTGACGAACGCACTGAAAGGCAATTCGAAAGTGCAGGGCGACTGGGGCGAAATGCTGCTGGAAACGATCCTGGACAGTTCGGCGCTCATCAAGGGCATCCACTACGAAACGCAATACAACATCAAGGACGCCGAGGGACACAACCTGCGACCCGACGTCGTGCTGCACCTGCCCGAGAAGAAAGACATCGTCATCGACTCGAAAGTTTCGCTCACGGCTTTCGTAGGCTACACCTCGGCCGAAACCGAAGAGGAGCGCCGCCGCTACCTCGCTGCCCACACGGCCTCCGTCCGCCAGCACGTCAATGAACTGGGACGCAAGGAGTACCAGCGCCTGCTCAACTCGCCCGACTTCGTCATCATGTTCATCCCCAACGAGCCGGCCTTCCTCGCCGCATTGCAGAACGACGCGGCCATCTGGTCGGACGCCTACGACAAGAAGGTCATCATCTCGTCGCCGACGAACCTTTTCGCCCTGCTCAAATTGGTCGCCGACCTGTGGAAATACAACGACCAGGACAAGAACACCAGGGACATCGCCGCATGCGGGCTGAAACTCTACGAACAGCTGGTGGCCTTCACCGGTTCGCTCGAAGGGGTCGGCACGGCGCTGGACAAGGCACGCGACGCCTATGACGACGCCTACAAACGGCTCTGCACGGGCAACGATAACATCATCCGCGTCGGGGAACGGCTGCGCAGGACGGCACGCCTGCAAACCAAGAAACAGCACTCCGCGCGCACGCTCGAAGCCGCCGGGGAGGACGACCTCCCAGGCATCCCCGCCACCGAAGCCGGGGGCGGGAATCCGGTTCCCGGAGCCGGAGGCGAAGAATAACCGAACTGCCCGGCGCACCAGCCCGGGAACACGAGAAGCGAGAAACAGAGGAACGCCGGAACAAAGGAATCCGGGAACGCGGGAACGGTAGGAACCGAAACACAGAGGAACATGGAACACGGGGAGGGCAAAGCCCCCTATAATATGTAAAAGCCCGCCGAACATCGGCGGGCTTTTACATTTCCCGGCAGGAGATTTCCCATGTCGTGCGCAAAACCCGATTCACGGCCTGCGGGATTCCTTCCAGCTTTTGCGCATCCGCACTTCGATTCCCGGCGTTGCGTCGTGCGCCATCGTCTCCACAAGGTCGTCCCACACCTCCTGAACCCAGCCGACACGCTGCCGGCAATGCTTCAGCACCTCGACCGCCCAAATCTTCACGGCGACCTTCGCCCCCGGATCGACCGCCCACCGGGCGGCAGCCTCGGCAATCCGCTCCAGATCCCGCACCTGGGGCGTGAAACGCCCCAGCAGGTCGGCCATGACCTTTGCGAAATGGCGCCGGGCGCTGGGATCGGCGCAGGCAGGGAAATCCGTCCGGCAAAACAGGCCGGCATAGGGCATGAACGA
This Alistipes onderdonkii DNA region includes the following protein-coding sequences:
- a CDS encoding DUF4153 domain-containing protein — protein: MKAKLGHYVQWLREGFLQMLRLHPVEAGLIALGCIGCLVAYETDSDDTLVRLALVPLAFAVALAFNNLAGLGPWRKVYWVCWAPFVPFALWGGLEEWLASEPSFITFGILAPLALLLCRRAVCNKRFVDDIMVWLRSGILAALFANVALGLFSAILFSTTYIFGLEGSWIEHVWIYALILFETFAGPVLFLMMYDRWAGAECRGTRILDVLLNYIVTPALLIYTAILCLYMVKILVTWSLPEGGVAYLVFGFTLLAIAVKALQPLLQKRMYDWFFDRFSLVSLPTQLLFWIGVLRRTNEYGLTEPRVYLLVCGGLMTLCVLLFLSRRTGRYLYVGLAGFVCFAALAYLPVLEPQRIATGSQVRRAVRVAKQLNMLDGEGRLQLDAFVPDTLLRRDYRRLYEALDYVADHDTLAFARFGVELGKVREAVPDVFRDYVVYGYDYRTDDNWVSVYPDGVRRIDLAPGYRVLYANLSYNRYDQGRIPYYRFEDDTLRIDFGTDRPEFVISAPALLQRQLRRAGKGDYPLPSELENAANGLLTYSDEELLILFFSMSIERRDSALRLDDVDISAIMAR
- the rlmB gene encoding 23S rRNA (guanosine(2251)-2'-O)-methyltransferase RlmB, which encodes MDNIIFGIRPVAEAIEAGRQIEKLYIRKGAEGQLMTELKDLCIRHRVRMQEVPVEKLNRLTRGNHQGVVAQISAIEYVELADILERVPEDETPLVVIFDGVTDVRNFGAIARSAECAGAHGLVTPLKNSAPVNAEAIRSSAGALTTIPVCRVGSIRNTIKQLQTEGFQIVAATEKSRKLLYDADFRKPTALVMGAEDTGISKEVLKLCDEQLAIPLIGHIESLNVSAAAAVMLFEVVRQRIGQ
- the abc-f gene encoding ribosomal protection-like ABC-F family protein, with amino-acid sequence MISLDNLTVSYGGWTLFDNISFLINPKDRIGLVGRNGAGKTTLLRIITGEQQPTSGSVTLNGDCTIGYLPQTMRVADTTTLVEETAKAFEEVLRLEAEIEHLTREIAERTDYESDGYAQLLHRLNDAQDHYHILGGETRDADIEKTLLGLGFKREDFGRPTSEFSGGWRMRIELAKLLLRRPSIFLLDEPTNHLDIESIQWLEDYLKNYSGAVLLISHDRAFLDNVTNRTVELSLGKATDYKVSYSKYVVLRAERRAQQMAAYENQQRMIEKTEEFIEKFRYKPTKSNQVQSRIKQLERLERLEVEEEDLATLNIKFPPAPRSGQIVAEINEAGMSFGAKHVFSGANFIIGKGDKIALVGRNGEGKTTLARMLVGQLTPTEGSVRLGANVNIGYYAQNQDDLMDGEFTVYDTLDRVAVGDIRTRLRDILGAFLFRGEDIDKKVKVLSGGERARLAMARMMLEPRNLLVLDEPTNHMDMRSKDILKNAIMKYDGTVVVVSHDREFLDGMVQKVYEFRDGGVKEYLGGIYYFLEKRKLESLREIERREAPQKPAVQAAPNPGAAVSGKLTYEQRKEQEKQLRKLRRAVEGIEAELAAIEKQIAAYDAKFAVATTYDEADYKAYNDLKARYDHQMHEWEKASYELELTEEQ
- a CDS encoding HD domain-containing protein, with translation MEKLERYLRFIREAERLKDVLRTAHTSTGRHESTAEHSWRLALLAAVLTGERPRLDMQRVLLMCLVHDLGEAYDGDIPAVAQMADGTKEASELVAIDKLTRMLPPAAGTAIRKIWEEYEACQTPEARWVKALDKAETIIQHNQGANPADFDYAFNLTYGSGYFRDDDLLRDLRRLLDDETRRHIVP
- the rpe gene encoding ribulose-phosphate 3-epimerase, which encodes MNRIVAPSMLSADFGHLERDTQMVDRSAAEWVHIDVMDGVFVPNISFGFPVLKAIRKVTAKCLDVHLMIVEPERYVARFAEAGADIVTFHYEATYDPRGCIEMIRKAGAKAGVSIKPATSVEVLRDILPLVDLVLVMSVEPGFGGQSFIPASTGKIRALRAMARELGLQTIIEVDGGISSHNSREVYEAGADVLVAGNAVFGAEDPQAEIVRMLNA
- a CDS encoding ATP-binding cassette domain-containing protein, encoding MESITLQRVLPCVFAGEAAPRDSGVWSQEVTFRKGEYCLLEAASGTGKTSLCHFLYGIREDYTGKILFDGVDCRGFSAAAWSGLRRRSLSMLFQDLRLFGELTVAENIGLKNELTHFKTQEQIGRMLEAAGIADKRDAPVEKLSFGQQQRVAFIRCMCQPFDFILLDEPVSHLDAANGELLSGMLLEEAQAQGAGIVVTSVGSRLGLPYHKTLTL
- a CDS encoding DUF4836 family protein, whose protein sequence is MKKTLRSLKLACLAAVSMLVVSCGGGADYRNLLPADSFMTMSVNPASLLQKSDAGDIGQHPLFIRLKAELDKAEGITAEEKEYLLALLKNPCESGVDLKKDLFFFMSMDGAMQSPNVRGGMLLPVGDKAKLDALLARIGEKSGIAPRHEGGISVIALGEDSSVSGLCAYNDVAVMLYFAQGSPESAIDAVKKLFAQKCGESLMGDKVVADQLSEKNDINMVMVYSALASMLDSNPMVGSMPMMDALKGATLASSVNFEKGRIVCDAAMSYKDKESEQKMMDFYAYVKPQTGALLRYVPRNTIGAMAYGLDGEKMYSVFSAMPGYGMLMANPMVKQVMDAFSGDCVISFSGITPDRYPVASLLAQVKDPAVLQTIVSNLSGMPIQKAGEGEYTISMGGVTVMFGVKGDVLYCTTDAVVKSALDGADIESLASMSKIFKGQSGSFYVDFEGVNALTAQLVDGNVAPQVEAALSVLAMFEDLEAYGTMKGGTAVVNMTDKEQNSFKTICDKIGELIRLYVPEANL
- the rmuC gene encoding DNA recombination protein RmuC, with the protein product MTPTTLFILATTCSLAVPVALFLVLWRRDARRLAADNQASEARERDASSRLAVAEARLAAAEQALSAEKELRQRYEGQVQALTEQRTRTEAELAALRASSQTEIASLRAKNAEDRAAEKAEREKLEETFRAQFRNLATEILGEQSKHFKETNKESLDVLLKPFRDNIAEFRKRVEDIYTTQTAQRGELKAELKNLMELNRRITTETTNLTNALKGNSKVQGDWGEMLLETILDSSALIKGIHYETQYNIKDAEGHNLRPDVVLHLPEKKDIVIDSKVSLTAFVGYTSAETEEERRRYLAAHTASVRQHVNELGRKEYQRLLNSPDFVIMFIPNEPAFLAALQNDAAIWSDAYDKKVIISSPTNLFALLKLVADLWKYNDQDKNTRDIAACGLKLYEQLVAFTGSLEGVGTALDKARDAYDDAYKRLCTGNDNIIRVGERLRRTARLQTKKQHSARTLEAAGEDDLPGIPATEAGGGNPVPGAGGEE